In Macrobrachium rosenbergii isolate ZJJX-2024 chromosome 48, ASM4041242v1, whole genome shotgun sequence, one DNA window encodes the following:
- the LOC136831276 gene encoding bestrophin-4-like codes for MTVTYTHEVAECRGLGNFWRLLFRWRGSIYKLVWPDLLIYSMCYYTCSIIYRLVLNEEQKKIFEMITLYCNHYSDLIPVSFVLGFYVSIVIQRWWAQYETLPWPDSLSLFVSTSIQGQDNRGRLMRRTIVRYVNLAFTITLTMITSRAKKRFPTLDHLVEAGLMTSSEKKIFDGMAAKTNHPLHWLPLVWAGSVVARARKENRIRDDFAMKTIIDEINNFRGKCGGLLSYDWISIPLVYTQVVTLAVYSFFFSTVMGRQFLDPAKKFPNHDLDFYVPVFTFLQFFFYMGWLKVAESLVNPFGEDDDDFEVNYLIDRNLQISYMIVDEMHDEHPELIQDIYWEEVFPAELPYTVAAEQFRRDPPMGSTANMEVPEAEQEFLPIVDEEPEDEDEEKGTTNVFKKIGSLLSLGSSHNSGRKNSFISFFQGRMFRADNRTPEGSMLSVRRSSRPRGLNRSASRVSTGSDIFHMSEESLHTVGGLRSRPISVIKEGKNSPILNTREGKNSPNPHFRDIKNSPNATPREGKNSPNILFRRQPSMQDDDGPILIKIKRRDAEDKPVDRKVGIMERELFIAEDEEEPKEETKDLKPSDPKPKEPNLSPPESIPPSASTDRLPSNYKTQISTASGWSGLSRDNLSELVSSPSQCSIRTNIFEAGSAINMGEDEEDEASKPLMSPKYENNEERDTII; via the exons ATGactgtcacatacacacacgaagtCGCTGAATGCAGGGGCTTAGGAAACTTTTGGAGGCTGCTTTTCAG ATGGAGGGGCAGTATATACAAGCTAGTGTGGCCAGATCTGTTAATTTATTCCATGTGTTACTACACTTGTTCCATTATTTATCGCCTGGTGCTGAATGAGGAGCAGAAGAA GATTTTCGAGATGATCACACTCTACTGCAACCACTACAGCGACCTCATCCCCGTGTCGTTCGTCCTCGGGTTCTACGTCAGCATTGTCATCCAGAGGTGGTGGGCCCAGTACGAGACGCTGCCCTGGCCAGACTCGTTGTCGCTGTTCGTTTCCACCTCTATCCAAGGACAG GATAACAGAGGACGTCTGATGCGTCGTACTATAGTGAGGTACGTCAACTTGGCCTTCACCATCACGCTGACTATGATTACCTCCAGAGCGAAGAAGAGGTTCCCAACGCTGGATCACCTCGTCGAGGCAG GTCTGATGACGTCGAGCGAGAAGAAGATCTTCGACGGGATGGCCGCCAAGACGAACCACCCGCTGCACTGGCTCCCTCTGGTGTGGGCCGGAAGCGTCGTCGCCAGGGCCAGGAAAGAGAATCGAATCCGGGATGACTTCGCCATGAAGACAATCATCGACGAAATCAACAACTTCCGAGGCAAATGCGGAGGATTGCTCAGCTATGACTGGATCAGCATACCCCTCGTGTACACGCAG GTCGTAACTCTGGCCGTGTACTCCTTTTTCTTCTCGACCGTCATGGGACGCCAGTTCCTCGATCCTGCCAAGAAGTTCCCGAACCATGACCTTGACTTCTACGTCCCGGTGTTCACCTTCCTTCAGTTCTTCTTCTACATGGGATGGCTGAAAGTGGCCGAGTCGCTCGTCAATCCATTCGGAGAGGACGATGACGATTTCGAAGTTAATTACCTCATCGACAGGAACTTGCAG ATCTCCTACATGATTGTGGACGAGATGCACGACGAACATCCTGAGCTGATCCAGGACATCTACTGGGAGGAAGTGTTCCCTGCGGAACTGCCGTACACAGTTGCTGCTGAGCAGTTCCGGCGGGACCCGCCCATGGGCAGCACAGCGAACATGGAGGTACCCGAAGCGGAGCAAGAGTTCTTGCCTATCGTCGACGAAGAGCCTGAAGATGAG GACGAAGAGAAGGGCACCACGAACGTCTTCAAGAAAATCGGCTCCCTTCTCTCCCTCGGGTCCTCGCATAACTCCGGAAGGAAAAATTCCTTTATATCCTTCTTCCAGGGACGGATGTTCAGGGCTGACAATAGGACCCCCGAAG GTAGCATGCTCTCTGTTCGACGGTCGTCGCGACCCAGAGGTCTCAATCGCTCTGCTTCCAGAGTTTCTACT GGAAGCGACATCTTCCACATGTCTGAGGAATCATTGCACACGGTGGGAGGTTTACGCTCACGGCCAATATCAGTCATCAAGGAGGGCAAAAACAGCCCCATCTTGAACACGAGGGAAGGCAAGAACAGCCCCAACCCTCACTTCAGAGATATTAAAAACAGTCCCAACGCCACCCCGAGAGAGGGCAAGAACAGCCCCAACATACTCTTCCGAAGGCAGCCTTCGATGCAAGATGACGACGGGCCGATCCTCATCAAGATCAAACGTCGAGATGCCGAAG ACAAACCCGTAGACCGCAAGGTGGGCATCATGGAGCGAGAACTATTCATTGCTGAGGACGAGGAGGAACCCAAAGAGGAAACGAAGGACTTGAAACCCAGTGACCCGAAACCAAAGGAGCCAAATCTGAGTCCTCCGGAGTCGATACCGCCGTCTGCGTCGACAGACAGACTTCCGTCAAATTATAAAACACAG